TCCCGAGGCCGGTCTCGTGCTCGACGCGATGAGGAGCGACGGGCGCACACCGACCCGCGAAGCCTCCAGCGCTCTCCTCGTCGCTTATGCCGATTCCGGCGCAGAGGAGAAGGCTTTGGATGTCTACGCGAGTATGAGGGATCAAGACGGATGTTTTCCTGATGTTTCTGGTTGCAACAGTTTGTTGGAGTTGCTCGTGAGACAGCGGCATTATGGATTGGCTCGTAAAGTGTACGACGAAATGGTTGAAAGAGAGGGCGGGGCTGATAACTACAGCACTGGTATAGTGGTGAGGGGTTTGTGCTcggaagggaggatgaatgaggccAAGAGGTTGATTGAGGATAGATGGGGTGCAGGGTGCATTCCGAATGTTGTATTCTACAACATGCTTGTTGATGGATATTGCAGGAAAGGCGACATCAGGAGAGGATATGCACTATTTGAAGAGATGAAGTTGAGAGGATTCTTGCCCACAGTAGTGTCATACGGCATTGTTATTCATGGATTATGCATGAAAGGGAACATTGCTGAGATAAATAGGTTGATTTCGGAAATGAAAGCCCGTGGATTGCAACCAAATGTGCAAATTTACAATGATGTGATTGATTCTCGGTGTAAGCATGGTTCTATTGTTGAAGCAAAAGCGGCGCTGAGGCAAATGATTGGAAGTGGATGTGAACCTGATATCATTACATATAACATTTTGATAGCTGGTTTTTGTCGAGATGGGAAAGTGCCAGGAGCTCAGCAGCTACTGAGGGAGGCTATTAGCAGGCGGTTGAGTCCAAATAAATTTAGCTACACGCCCATCATACATGGATATTGCCAAATAGGAGATGTTGTTACTGCATCAAATTTGCTTGTCGAGATGATAGAGAGAGGTCATAGTCCTGACTTGGTAACTTATGGAGCTCTGATTCATGGGCTTGTTGTCTTGGGCGAGGTAAATGATGCCTTAGAAATTAGAAAGAAAATGATGGAGAAGGGAGTGCTCCCAGATGCAGCAATATATAATGTCCTAATCAGTGGCCTTTGCAAGAAAGGGATGCTTCCCTCTGCAAAGAAGCTAGTTGCTGAGATGCTTGATCAAAATGTCATCCTGGATGAATTTGTTTATGCCACGCTTGTTGATGGATTTATCAGAAATGAGGATCTCAATGAGGCAAAGAAGGTTTTTGAATTCATGGATCAGAAAGGCATTAAACGTGGGATTGTTGGTTATAATGCCATGATCAAAGGTTACTGCAAATTTGGTATGATTCATGATGCAATTTTATGCATCAGTAGAATGAGGAAGGATGGTTACCCCCCTGATGAATTCACATACACAACAGTTATTAATGGTTATGCGAGACAAGGTGACTTAGATGGGGCTATGAGAGTATTCATTGATATGATGAAGCATAGATGCAAGCCCAATGTTGTCACGTATTCTGCTCTAATCAATGGATATTGTCAGATCGGAGACACAGATACAGCAGAGGTCCTTTTCAAATATATGCAGCGTAATGAGATCACCCCTAATGTTGTTACATATAGCATTCTTATAGGAGGCTGTTGTAAAAGTCATAGAATGGCTAGAGCTATTATATACTTTGAAGAAATGCTGCAATATAAGTGCCTACCTAATGACTTCACATACCGTTACTTAATTAAAGGGCTAACAGATAGTATTTCCAATTGCGAGATAATTAATAGCAATGATCTTCAACATCGACACGAGTATGCAACTTTAAATATCTACAAAATTATGGTTCTTGAAGGTTGGGATCACAAGACTGCAGCATATAATGCTATCATATTTTGCCTTTGCAAACATCGAATGCTTAAAAGTGCATTGGAGCTGAGAGATAAAATGATTGAAAAAGGTTGTTTGCCTGATCATATCACAGTTGTTTTCCTTCTCCATGGAGCCTGTGCAgaagggaagctagaagatttgaaGAGCACTCTTTCTTGTCATTTTCAGCAGAATGAATTTGAGGTGGCTCTTAAGTATGCAAGACTTGTAGACGAGTACTTGTATCAAGGAGAAAGATCTGAAGCCTCCTTGATCTTGGAGACATTACTTGAAGACGGGGCACAATCACCTGAATTGGGCCACCGTGTGGCTCTTTCATATCAGTGAGTAGTTACTACTGAGATCTACCAGTGCTTATGAGGTGATAATTGAAGTGGAGTTGTTGCCAATTAAAGACTTATTGGATATTGTGCAGAAGATATCCTTGACCTTGGTCAAATAGGGTGGTCACAGTGAACTTTTTGCCATTAAGAGTTTCGAGGTATATTTCAAATGATGAAAAGAATGTGAACGAAAAAGGGTAATTGTTATTGAAAATCATCTCAAAGTAGAAAAAAAAAGACTACCATGGCTTTACACTACTTACCAAGGTCACTAGTCAACcagttggagatgaggtaacatagTTTTGCTTCAGTGCATAATACATGTTACTTTTGGTGCCAAGCTTATGTTGATATTCTATGGCTAATTTCTGATTTTCAGGTTGGATTTCTGCCTTGTATAGAAGAGAGAGATATCAGTTTGCTGatccaaagaaaaagaagctgCATGTGAATGGCCGGAATCTGGATACCACTAGGTTCCTTAGTGGAATTTGGTGGAAGTTCGTTTCATGGTAAAGAACTTATTTATTGTCAACATTGTTGTCACTATATTGGAGTCTGCTGTTACACAAAGATGCTATTTATCATGTGAATTCACTTAGCTTTTTATTCTTTCAGTCGGTTGGTATTCAGCTTTTAGGTGGAAAATGTATGCATAGTCCATTTTTGAATAGTGGTGGCTACCAGTTCAtcttcttgtgtgtgtgtgtattaagAATCCAGTCTGGTATATCTAGTATGAGAATCTTAATTTGGAACTCTATATGCTTTATATTGTGTTAGTGTGCATTGAGAGTTTCAAGGAAGATGACTTTGTGGTAACATTAATCAACAGTATGAAAGTCAAATACAATTATCTAATTTTAGTGCTCAAAATTTTCTTTCGACTGTAAATAAATTACATTAACTCCTTGATCAGAGTATTGTTTCCATATGTCATATATCTGAGCATAGGAAGGTGCAAAAAAATTTTCACTGCTATTGACGGAAAAAGTTAGTTGTGGAACTCACTCCTACAGATTCATTGTTTGGAATTTAGGGCCTGTTTGGCAACAAACACATACTAGGAAGTTAAGTTACTGCTGTACTCAGGTGTTGCTTCTTAAGAATCTCACATACTATTACttctattattattgttatttgctTTTGTTGCTTAGGTGATTTATAGTACTTCAGTGAAAAGAGGGAAAAACAGTCCCTTCTTAAGAGTTAAGACCATATATTGCTATACCTGACGTTGCCAACTAACATCATTCATTCAATCTTTTACTATATCCCAATTGTACGGATTGTTGTGATCTTCAGATGAGTCCCTTTCTGTCGCCCATTTCGCCATAAAATGGATAGGAAAAATCAAAATACTGCTGCTTCATTAACAATTTCTGCTGACAAATGCGTAAGGAGGGAAACCCTGTTTATGACCATATATTGCTACACTTTACATTTCCAACCAACATATTCCCTTCAGTAATATTTATCTATATCCCAATTATTCTGAGTGCTATAATATTCACAACAATCCTTCCTCTTCTGTTTCACCATAGATTGGATGAGCAAAATCATGTCTGGTTTTTCAATAATTACCGCTGCTATAATATTCACAACAATCCTTCCTCTTCTGTTTCACCATAGATTGGATGAGCAAAATCATGTCTGCTTTATCAATAATTACCGCTGACAGTTGCTTCTAGAAGTATCAAAGACAAAAGTAAGGTTACTGCCATTTGCTTTTGAACCACAATCAGAGTATCAGTAACAAGATTGCTTGAGGTTCCATTAGGGGTTCATTCTTTATTCCTTGTCATTTGGAGCTGAGTTCAATCTGACAAAGATTAGGTGATGACTGGAGCACTTTTTTCCTGTAAACTATACCACTTTTATACCTCTCCTTCCACCTTTTCCCTTCTCCAAATGAACTATTACTCAGAAATGGTTCCTTCACTATGGTTCAGAGACTGTCTAGGACACTGGACATTTTGTGTGATTACCCAGTTATTCATGCATGGTTTATGAGATGTTTTATGGATATTACAAATCCTCGAAAAGAACCTTTTTGGTACTCTTGCTGGGGCAAGACCCATATGGTTCTTCTGAACCTGGGTTACAAAAGTAGTCTGAAGTGGCCAAATAATAAGAGGAACACATTTTAAATTGCTTGTTACTGTAGGTGTTTAGCATTATCTTGCAAGTAGAAGATAAGTGAGTTAGGGGTCTGAGGTATTCCCATCAAATGAAACACTTGTTAAACCTATgcttttctcattttctttttctttttatttggtgTATATGTTTGATTCAGGAACCCATGACCAAAGAGCTGTTGTTTCCTTGATCACACAGTCTAATAGTTGCAACTCATGACCTGTATACTCTGAAGCTCCCCTCCTGACTATTAAACGGATTCTTGGGATAATCACATGGCAGCTTCATTCAAGTCATTTACCAAACTGTAAAACTTCAAATTCATTTATGGTGATTGAAAGGGGGTTCTAACATCCTAAGTCTCAGTTAAATCACCAAGAGTTGCTGATGACTACAGGAAAGTTTGATCAGTACATCAGTACACAATAGTTATGCTTTTATCTAGCAATTGATACGAAATAGCATGTGTAACTTGATAATTTACAAAGAtacaaaggaaaggaaaaaaaatgcaaGTCTTTTGGCATTGATAATTCTGGCACACTGTATTACAGGAACATTCTATTACATTCTCTCCAAGCCATGACCAAGTTGCTAAGTGTGTTGTGTTGGATTGAGCCGACAAGGTGAGCCTGCGATTTTTCTAAAGAAGTGGAATTACTCGATGCTCTAGTTGATTATATTGGAGGCCTTCAAGCATTCTGAAAGGTACTTCCTAGACATTAGCAACGTATCTTTATATTTGTATTTAGTTGAATTTTGTATCTTCGATCATGGATGCATGTTCCGTTTGGTGCAATAGATGTGACTTTGCTCAAGTAATAGCTATAGCCATTTTTTATgctttaatattcataattttatGATGACCCATGCCAATGGCTTCTACAACAATGATTTCTCACTACTCTGCAAATCCTGTGTCAAACAGGGTGAAAACCATGGATTAGTCTAAAGTCACTACGATAACTCTGATTAGTTGAATTCTCACCTCTTTCCCAAATTCTCTCTCTCAAGTAGAACACCTTTTGTCATTCCTCCTCCCAAATATATGCCACCATCAATCCGGATCTGCCACATCTGTCTATCTTGATGTCCACTGCTGATCTTGCTCTCAACCACATAAGCAATGTCATCTCCACCTTCTCTGTCTGCACTAACTGGCATCTTGGAATTCTTGTAGCGTAGCTTTATTTTTTCTTATAGTACCAACAAatagatgatgatgttgattGATTTGCATCTATCTATAACATCGATAAGGCCATGATAATTTGATTACTTGTTTGGTTTGAGCTTAGATTTATTGACATGGTGTGTGGAGTCTCAGATTTGATGTTGAAGACTCTAAACCCCCTCAAGTTCCTATGATCCCAGTGGCGATGCAAGAGAACCCTCCCTTCTCATgaagtatataaaaaaaaaaggtatcaTTTCTTTTGTGAttaacaaaatatcaatttaaacaatctcctcctcatcttttatatttattttattttcccttTAATCTGTGCGGGATTTCTGTACTGATGAACATAAACTTCCACCTGTGAGTACGATCTAAGCAATAATGAAGCTGACCcagacatgcatgcatgcagtagCTTCTGCTCAGTAGACCCACCTGTTTAAAAGACTAGCATATGACAGTAAAACCCGTTCAGCCATTCAATGATCAGTGATGCTGCAGGGATTCAGACAACCAACCAAAGTAGCAAAAACAATGTTGGTGAGTGGGACTGCACAAGAGATGCCAGAAGGTGATTCTGAAAACAAAAGCAATGCCTCAACATATGCAAGACATTATATTCATAGTGAACAGGtaaataactctctctctctctctctctctctacattaaACATGCTAGAGAGCAGGATTTATTTTCAGCACTGGTAATATATCAACTGATGCAGACACACCATCACTCCATATAACCACATATACACGCATGGAAGAAGCAAGAAAGCACAGagctctctctcactcactcttTCTCTCTTAGGGGCACTTGGGCCTCCTCCTCTTGCCGACCCCTGTGTACTTGTCCCTATAACAAGGGCACTCATCCTTGTTCCCGTAGGTGCCGGACGGCACACATCGGCACGTCTCACAGCACAAGCCACAAAACTTCAAGCACCGGTCCTGTAAGCTAGCCTTGGAGCACCTCACCTTGCACTTGGAGTCACAGAACGCTGAAACCAACCGAAGATATTACTGCTAACACGTCATTGCAGGCATGTATTTTGCCAAGTTCTGAGTGTTTACCTGACCTTGCCATGGCGAGTTGGGCACAGGAGGAGGTGAAGAGGATGAGTAGAATTACTAACGAGGGATGTAGGAGCTTCATCGTGACACACTACTCAGTCCGGGTGATGAGTGAGTGTCGGGTGTGTTGATATTTATAGCAAAGTAGTGGTGGGGTGGGAGATGGTTGGTGAGAGCTCCAGGAGCTGTGAGCTGGATTCCAGTCGATGGCCGCATGCTTGCACTTGTACGGCCTTCATCATGCCATCCATGTATGATGAGGTTGTCCTGTAGCGTTCATCCTCCTTGTCACGTGGGCCTACGCAGTCATGTTGATGCATCATAATACCTTCGCAAAGGTGCAAGACCCACCGGGAGATCCTAACCGTTGATCGTATCCTCTGGGGCGAGATCTACGGATTGATGGTTAGGATCAGACGCAGGCTTTGTGCTCACGGCACCTCAATATTGCGTCAAAGGATGTGGACGTTAAATGGACCACTTCGGGGTTTTCCAGCTGTGAGTGGGGTCACGTTACCTTGCATGGCTGTGTCGTCGATCGGTATTCAGTGTCTTTGCACCTCGAGGTGGAATCTCCATGATGCCTtgttgcttctctctctctctctcctattgCAAACTCCCACGCCTTTTGCTGGTGGCTGATGTCCTCGTCAAATGGCGTTGGGATCGAAGTACGTCTTGTGAATGGGTCGGGTCAGATGTCAAGATGTGTCGGTGATGGATCCAACTTGACCCGATCCGTTTCCGGCTGGAAAAATAACTTTCGTTACCCCGCTGGAACTTACCTTACCCTCACTCTCTCTCGGTCTCTCGGTTAGAGGTTGCGGTGGCCTCGGGAGGTGGGCCGCACGGCCGACCCGGTTGAGTACTCTTGTGATGCAGCAAAACCATGAATAGTGTTTGGTCTTGTGCTTTTTTTAGACGGGCATCAAATGAGGGTTTATATGAATTCTGTTGTTTATTTTGCTGGTTTTAGAATAATAAAATAGAAGtaaatgaggatttttttttcccttccggAGATGAACATTCCTTCTCTCTTtttagcattaatcaagttgcataacattttatttattcttgatgcacagattaaaatattaatttggctATAAGGGTTTGATGATTAATATTAACTTTCAGTTTAAGTATTTTAAGTCAATGGTTCATGCTCAACAAAATTAGCAGATAAATTATCTTATCATGTCATATCGTGACAGCCCAAGTCCCATTCAATGAATATTTTGTGTTTCACTGATTATAATGGCAACAACTTTGTTAGTCTGAAGCCcataagaagaaataaaaaaaaccagTAGTGCTTCTGTGAATCCACCAACAATTCCTCATAGTTTTTAGAACTTTAATTGCTTTATTATGCATGAGTTAAAGTTTTTTATCTCAATGTGATTGATATAACTGAGTTGCTCATATAACGTGCTGGTTTAATCCCATGTCAAAAGTATATCAaatctaagattgacttataaggatatGATGGATGTACTATTGTTAATTTCAGTTTAAACATTTTGAACCAATCAGGTTGGATCGTGATAACGAGTCTCATTCAATGAGCAAATATGTTCTGCTTCATCGATTAGAATAGCAACAAGTTGTTAGTCTCAAGCCCATAAGAAGACATAAAAAACCCTTAAAGTGCTTCCATGAATCTACCAACAATTCCTGCTAGTTTTTAGAACATTATTTGCACTATGCTCTTCTTAGCAATGAGTTAAAGTTTTTCAttaatttatcacaagcatcctTGATATTTTTCTGTCAGTCATACCAAGCAATCAATCCATACGCTCTCTTGCCATTCATGAAGTGTGCTATAGATTCATCTCACTTTCTTGACTCTGTTCAAAGTTGGAATGATGTTGTTGCTGTGTCCTCCTCTGCAATTATTTGTCTTTGTTTTGAGTTGACCAGTTGTGGATCCAACTGTTTTCTCTGACTCTGGAGAAGGCTGTCAAAGAGATCAGCTGAGAGTCTCAATTGTTTTCTCTTCCTCAAAGACTCACTTGGGCACACTTATCTACTTCAATCGTCCTTCTTAAATCAATCTTCTTGTTCTTTAGTGTCTTCCATCATGCCCAACCACCCACTAATATGAAGCTGACATGTCCACCCACTGTAGAAAATGGTCAACAAAGTAGACTGTGGACAACATCAAGTGTTTATTTTCTCTTTCTTATTCCTTGTGAACCATTTAAGCTTAAATTTTTCCTTGAGCTATGTGTCTGACACCTCAAATGCAAGAGTTAAATAGATTTTTCATGCATATTCTCAGGTGATTGTGATGAAGATAAAGGAATCAAGACAGTGATGGGATCCATTGTGTTACAAAGAACTAGAGCTGTTCTTTCAGATGTCTCTTCCTGATACTTAACCATTAAACCATCATCAACCTCACTGCTACATGGAGTCAGTAGATAAAAGTAGTAGTAGCAGCAGTCAAAGCTCCTAATAGAAGGATGATCCTTGATGCAGTTCACTATGATCATGAAAGCCTGAGAAAGCTAATAAGCCTCTTTTTCCTAGGGAAGGGTCACAGAGTCAACTTTCTAAGTCAAACTTTAGACCAAAATGGCCCACACCAAGACTACTAAACAATACTGTGGTCCTTCAGTTCCCTAGTCTTTTGCCATCAACATCATAACATAACCTCATAGCACAGTCCCATTACATTGTTAGAGTTGTGAACACTACATGCCATTGCATCAGTCCCTGTTGAAGTCTTTATCAGCCAAGCTAACTGATATCTTCAATCAAAGAGATAGATgatgagaaatatttttttaagtttgtTATATCAATTTAACGTTTTTAGGGTTTAAGATGTAGATATATAAAGATGGCATTTCATAAGTTTCTACAATAACCATTGTTGGCAGCTATAAAAACATCAGTCTAACTTTTGCTGTCCAATTGCAGCTTCATAAGTTCCACTGTGCCACCTTGCTGTCTCTTTGGTTTGGCAATCTCTTCATGCAAACTATGAGGTCTGTTCCACTTTATTATCCGACTCTGAACCAAATTGGAGCAGAGTTGTTGTGACAATGGAATTTACTGATGATGTAAAGGAATGTTCACTGAGACTTTACAGTAGCACACAGTGCAGCAGACACAGAAGGCTTTCGCCTTCTTCAGCTCTTATGATCAGTGAGAGCTGACAGGGAAAACAACAGCCAAATATAAAGCATGGAAGCCAGAGATGATGTCAAACATGGCTATTCTTTCATTACAGAATGaagcaaaaaggaaaagaagttgacCACAAAGCATACAGATTGAATGCAAGACGACAATGAAAACAATAACCAGAGTGGTTCTCGTCGCCGTCACCGGCGGCGGCCGAACGAGTGGCTACCGAATCCTTTGGAAATGCTGAGCACAGCCGGGTTGAAGCGCAGGCAGCCGAAGAGGCCCTGCCGATACGGCAGGGGTGTCTCGGTCGATCTGAAGCTCGAGTGCTTGGCGTCCTCGGCGACTACTTTCTTGCTCGATGTTGATGACAGCAAGGTGTACTTGCGGAGAGGGTCCTTGCTCCGGTTGCCGGTGGCGCGTCCTTCTGACGCGCTCCGGAACAGAAGCAAGTCCCGCAGCCGCCACTTCTTGCTTCCACCGCCGCCGCTCTTCAGGGTGGGGCTTGTGGAAGAAGAAACAGGGGGAGGCGTTGGTGTCCTCTCCCTCCGTCTATCCTTCGTCGCTTCCACCATCGCCGCGGTGAAGGGGTCGAACTCTTCTCCCCCGGCGCTCCTACCGCGATGGCGGGGAGACCACAGCCCCCTCGGCCTCGGCGAGGAGGCCACGCTGCTTCTGTCACCCGCAGCTGGATACTGCAGGCGAGGAGGTGGCTTAAGTGGCCGAATCTTCCCTTCTTCGAAGAGCTCGTCGGCGGTGGTGAGCATCGGTAGGCCTTCTTTGTCACCGAAGTCGAAGGCGAAGTCGAACACGTCGCCCTTCTCATCCTTGGCGGGGCTGCCGCGGGACTTGGGCGTGCCGGGCGTCTCCTCCCACTCGAAGGGGACGCCGCCAGCCGAGGGCGGGGGAGGGAGAGGATCCATGGCGTTGAAGTGGGAGTAGATGGCGGAGGCGCGCGAAGGACTGGTGGGCGCGCTGGTGTAGTGGTGGAAGAAGTCGAAGTGGTGGCCGACGCGCTTCGGGCTCGACGGTGCGCTCACGGAGGGGCTGGTGTATGTGCTGGCGAAGTGCAAGTCTCTCACCGGCGCCACCACCTCCAtcgctctccctctctctctctctctctctcctcttccttccttcctcctaTGAGAACATATGAAACAGTGCGATGGAAGCCTTAAATGGAGATGGTTGCGGAGAAGGTGAGAGGAAAAGGACGGAGAGTGTCATCCTTTGACCGACCAAAGAGGGAAGACCAAAGCAAGAATCTAATAGTAGATTTAGAATACAGCCGCCTTTTATTACGTACACAGGTATGATTTAGACAACATTAATTGACATTGACATTTTGTGTCTTTTGTCCATTTTTTAAGGTCTTCCCACCCATATTTTCCCAACCATCCAAAAcacaccttttttttcttttgtttgaatctctgtctttttatttattcataGATAAAAATCTCACATATCAATATCAAAATTCTTATTTCAGTGATATAATTTTGTAatgcacctatatatatatatatatatatatatatatatatatatatatatatatatatatatatatatatatatatatatatatatagagtggaAAATGATGAGGCTTGGTGGGACAAGAATGGTCAAAGAACACTAAAAAAAATGAAGGATGCTTGTCGGTTTAGAATACAAGTTGCATGCGAGGGAATGGTCCAATGGAGGAGGGAGAATTGGTGGCTGATATTGGATTGAAAAtgatatcaaaaacattattgaaGAATATTATACCAAGAAAATGATATCAACAACATTATCAAAGAATGCTTTGTCAAGTAAGGTTGGCGAGGGCTAAGGAGTCTACCCACCAAAGTTCTATTGAAAGACATCGTAATTAGAAGATGTGTGGAGAAATCAagtgaaaataaaatattgtttttttttcttattgacaATCCTTTACTTAAcacaatcataaaaaataataataataattttactaaatataaCCCCTTAATTATCAATAATATCTTTATTTCTCATAACTCTTTAATTGGCTCAAGATATTATATCTTATGTAAATTAATTTAGAAGATGACGtcgatataataaatataaaaaactatttctcatctcattcttttttatttttgatagtcTGATTTGATTATTTGCCTTTTTTTCCCATCGTTTTATGTCATCTTCTGATGATtaagagaagaaaaataaattgtATGGAATGAATTGGAAGAGTCTGTTGAAATTAAATAAAGTTAAAATTATTTACGTTGAGAGGtatcttaagaatatttttttaaaaataaaaataaaattataaatagtaaaaataagGTTATAAAATAGAATTTTGATAAAAGAATGATACCAAGATTTTGATGGAGGATGATCACTCGCGGCTCCTCCGCGAACCCCATCGGCCACCAGCTTATGAACCCCCACGAGCTCTCAAGCTTCTCCCTAAGCCATGGCTCCGTCGCGTCCCCGCCCACTGCGTCCTGGCCCCAGAAGTACGGCTGGATGAACACCAGCGCCTCGACGCTCGCGCCGCTGGCTATGCCGTCCGCGCCCGCCTGCAACAGGATGTCGTGGGCGATGTTGGCCCCCGGGCTATCGCCCGCCAGGCAGATCCGCCTCCGGGTCCCCGCCGGCGTGCGCAGCCACCCATCTGAGGGCCGCCATGGAGTCGTCGTCGTCTGCGGGGAGCGGGTGCTCAGCCGCGAGGCGATAGTCCACCATCACGGCAAGCACGCCGGCGCGGGCCACGAGGGAGTGGACAAAGTCGTGGTAGGTGGAGAAGGGCGAGCCGATGACGAAGCCGCCGCCATGCATGTAGATGAATGAGGATGGGCAGCTTCTGCTTCTCCTTTTTCATGTACGTCCCAGCAAAGCTCGGGACGACGAGGCAGGTGGCGAGGTCGATGATGACGTCCTTGGAGGTGACGCCGAAGAAGCAGGCGTTTGACGCAGGCCACCCTTGCTGAGGTAGAGGAAAGGGGagaagccgttgcccgtacccatCGGAAAACG
The window above is part of the Musa acuminata AAA Group cultivar baxijiao chromosome BXJ2-6, Cavendish_Baxijiao_AAA, whole genome shotgun sequence genome. Proteins encoded here:
- the LOC135614240 gene encoding pentatricopeptide repeat-containing protein At1g52620-like, whose protein sequence is MCKLLLTHLKKPPRTPSGRCSPHPWVRKLADSVVRVLLTRKADPRWEQTLEEMLSSHAEEEYMAPIIARIRDPDAALDFFDWARRRRPSWADPPDSLSYSELLRLLAWPGRLPEAGLVLDAMRSDGRTPTREASSALLVAYADSGAEEKALDVYASMRDQDGCFPDVSGCNSLLELLVRQRHYGLARKVYDEMVEREGGADNYSTGIVVRGLCSEGRMNEAKRLIEDRWGAGCIPNVVFYNMLVDGYCRKGDIRRGYALFEEMKLRGFLPTVVSYGIVIHGLCMKGNIAEINRLISEMKARGLQPNVQIYNDVIDSRCKHGSIVEAKAALRQMIGSGCEPDIITYNILIAGFCRDGKVPGAQQLLREAISRRLSPNKFSYTPIIHGYCQIGDVVTASNLLVEMIERGHSPDLVTYGALIHGLVVLGEVNDALEIRKKMMEKGVLPDAAIYNVLISGLCKKGMLPSAKKLVAEMLDQNVILDEFVYATLVDGFIRNEDLNEAKKVFEFMDQKGIKRGIVGYNAMIKGYCKFGMIHDAILCISRMRKDGYPPDEFTYTTVINGYARQGDLDGAMRVFIDMMKHRCKPNVVTYSALINGYCQIGDTDTAEVLFKYMQRNEITPNVVTYSILIGGCCKSHRMARAIIYFEEMLQYKCLPNDFTYRYLIKGLTDSISNCEIINSNDLQHRHEYATLNIYKIMVLEGWDHKTAAYNAIIFCLCKHRMLKSALELRDKMIEKGCLPDHITVVFLLHGACAEGKLEDLKSTLSCHFQQNEFEVALKYARLVDEYLYQGERSEASLILETLLEDGAQSPELGHRVALSYQ
- the LOC103986721 gene encoding peamaclein, producing MKLLHPSLVILLILFTSSCAQLAMARSAFCDSKCKVRCSKASLQDRCLKFCGLCCETCRCVPSGTYGNKDECPCYRDKYTGVGKRRRPKCP
- the LOC135614243 gene encoding uncharacterized protein LOC135614243, with amino-acid sequence MEVVAPVRDLHFASTYTSPSVSAPSSPKRVGHHFDFFHHYTSAPTSPSRASAIYSHFNAMDPLPPPPSAGGVPFEWEETPGTPKSRGSPAKDEKGDVFDFAFDFGDKEGLPMLTTADELFEEGKIRPLKPPPRLQYPAAGDRSSVASSPRPRGLWSPRHRGRSAGGEEFDPFTAAMVEATKDRRRERTPTPPPVSSSTSPTLKSGGGGSKKWRLRDLLLFRSASEGRATGNRSKDPLRKYTLLSSTSSKKVVAEDAKHSSFRSTETPLPYRQGLFGCLRFNPAVLSISKGFGSHSFGRRR